The Aspergillus luchuensis IFO 4308 DNA, chromosome 6, nearly complete sequence genome segment AATGTTGCATAGTACGCTAACAGGCGACAGGGTCCCTGCCTGAATCACCCTATACAGTCCCCGGGGCCACTCTAGTGGTATATTTTGCGCGAGGTCAACCTTTCCCGGGAGACCCATCGCTCTCGTGGACGCTGAACTGCGAAGCGGGAGCCATTCGTTTGTCGGCGCCTGCAGGGATATCGCTGCAGGCGGACGCGTACCAGAACCCGGCAACCATTTCGGTTCACCACCACGCCACGGACACAGTGGAGGCCGTGGAGTGGTCGTGGTCGGAGGACCAGCTGGAGTTGCCGGTCAAGGCCCGTTCCGTCCAGCGGACCCTGATCGATTTTGCCAAGGGCAACCCCGACGGTTACGTGTCGTTGGAAGAAGCCGCCGGTCGGGCCAGGCAACTGGCTCGGTGGTTGGATGGCTCTAACAAATGATTTTTCTCAGTCGGTGGACGCACTTGTCGATGCTGATGCATAGGTGTGGCCCAGATGAGTGCATTACGTAGCTCAGATTAAGACTGTTGTGGATAGTGTTCAATCCTATTTAATTTCCAAGTTCTTTTGTGATTTATAGGTATTGGTCATGTGCGATTCGATATATCTGGCTTACCTGCTCGCTGCAAGTAAATAAAGAGGACCTTCTGTTTCGCGTTCCCCTTGTCCACAGATCACGAAGATGAAAAAAACACTCAAATGGCACCTAATTAGGAGTCCTAGGTAGACAGCCTAAAGaggaatagaaaaaaaagatgtaAAATCTACCTGAGCGGCTACTCACCCTACTCCAAGCGATATTACCCGAATCCTAGCTCTATCGTACATCTTACATGTTCAGAGCAAAGTGAGATGCCCCAATCTGCTCCTGGGACCAGCTCCTCATGCACCCCTCCCAATCTACTGCCTTGACATCCGGGTAACGGGCATTGTCCAGCTCGGGCCCAACAAAGGTCTGTCCATTGacccagtagtagtagaagaacCTATAAAAGTAACCCTCGGTTAGTCGAGATTGACAGGAGGAAACAGGGAATTGAAAGTGTGGACTTACAAAGACATATAGCTGTAAATGTCCTGAGGGCTCTTCGTCCGCTTATCATGCATGGTCTTGTACAGGTCCTCGAGGGATCCGCGGTTTTCCAGTGTGACAGGAGTGCCGTAGACCTTTTCATACGACTTGGCAATCTCCTGGATCGTAGCACGGCCTCCGACAACTAAAGGCAGGAAGCCCACTCATTAGCACTAGTTCCGAAGAGGAATATTGGATTGACGACTTACACTTCAGCACACCCTTTGCTTCCGAATCCAAGACCACCTTTGCCGTGTACTTGGCCGCATCGTCGTAGGTCGTTCCCTCCATGATCTCATTCCCATCACCCCAGTAGCGGAAGGTGTTGGTCTGAACATCCATAATGTTGAAGAAGGGACTGAAGATGGGCTCCATGAAGCCACCGATGAGGATATGCACTCCCGCAACCTTCTTCGTATCGAGGTAGTTCTTGACGTGGATCATGGGATCCTTGGGGAACAACTCGCCCACCTTCAACTTGGTGTAATCCAACGCCCAGTCGCTGGCCACGTAGCGTGGAACATTGGCCGATTCGCAAGCATCAATGAGGAGCTTCTGGCCATCCACCATGAGCTTGTCATCGCCCAGGTAGGTAGCAGCAGACAACGACATCGCAGCCTTGGACGAACGTGGCAATGGCGTCCTGATCAAACGCCGTACCTTCAATTATCTCCAGCTTGGGGGACGATTTCACGGACTCGGGGAGTTTTGAAGGGTTGCGACAGTACCCTTTAATAGTCAGGGAGCCGTCACCAACATCGAGGAGGTGGGTGAGAAGGCGGCGGGCAAATTTGCCCGTGATACCTGCAATTCCGACCTTCATTTGgggggttttttttttttttccctaaAGTAGATGATAGGTTTAATTGGAGAAGTGTGCATGtgtaaagaagaaaatgttCGATTGTGCGGTATAGTTCAGAACGTGCTTGAGACCCTTATATGAAGTACACATGGTGTTGGTTTGTAAAGCTGGCGCCACCCGGCCACTATATCAACTCCGAGCTGATTCATGAGTTGCAGGCATGGATTAGCAAACTCAATTCGCAAAGTTGGGTGGAACCGATACCTTGGTACCCACATGAAATGCTCGGCTCCAACAAGGTTCAAGCGGACTGCGAGATGTCGTGAATTCGGGTTGTGTATAATCTCGGGCCTGAAATGAACCCCGAGATGGCTGTGGTAACGTAATATACCGGACGTTAATAATACGGGTAATTTGGATGAGGCCGAAACTTTATCTTGCCCATAAACCAAATCTGCATCTGCGATacaaagtattataaaagcGGTTCATGGGTGGATGAATCAATTTTCCCTTAATGAATTGAATTCGTCTTGCCTGTCACCATGACTGCTGTTCTTATTACTGGTGCAACCGGCAAACAAGGGGGTGCCCTCATCAGGAATCTACTTCTCCGGAAGGCTCCCCTGGAGATCCTCGCCGTCACCAGGAACACCTCTTCCGCGTCTGCCCAGAAGCTGGCTAGTTTGTCTTCAAATATCAAGTTGGTGGAGGGTGACCTTGATAACCCGGGTGCCATCTTCCGCAATGCTCAACGCTTGACGACCTCGCCCATATGGGGAGTATATAGCGTGCAGGTAGGTTAATGGACCTGTCTTTGGTCTACATAGATCGCTTTTATTGACTGCTTCTCGACAGGCCGTAATTGGCAACAAGGCGGAAGAAACGCAAGGAAAGGCGTTGATCGACGAGTCTATCCGACAAAAGGTCAAGTTCTTCGTCTACAGTTCCGTTGACCGCGGCGGCGAGGAGCACTCGTTCAAAAATCCCACCAAGATACCGCATTTCATCAAGAAACATAACAGAACACCACCTGGTCAACCGCAGCAAAGATGGCAACATGGACTGGGTGATCCTGCGCCCGGCCGCCTTCTTCGAAAATCTGACTCCGGATTTCTTCGGCAAGGTTTCTACCACATGCTTCAAGATGGCATTGGCTGGAAAGCCGCTGCAGCTTGTCGCCACCAGCGACATTGGATATTTCGCTGCTGAGGCTTTCCTCAACCCGGAGAAGTACAAAGGGAGGGCCATTTCGCTTGCCGGTGATTAACTGACCTTTGAAGGGATAGCATTGATCTTTGAACAGAAGACTGGACAGTCACTGCCTATGACATTCCGTCCGGTATGCTCATTATtcatggccatgatgaaggataTGGGATACATGTTCCAGTGGTTTCGAAACGAAGGATATAGGGCTGATATTCCGAAGTTGAGGGAGATCCACCCGGGAATGATGGACTTTGCAAcctggttgaagaaggagagtgGATTCAAGAAATAGCCGGATCTGGAAGGCACATGTGATGTACAGTATCGATAGTGTATAATAATCTACCCAACAATATTAACCAAATAAAGGCAATTGTGAAATAGCAGCTATCAGAAATGTCTTCGTTTACCTTAGTGTAATGATCAGAAAAGAGATGATTAGTACAGATCGATTTCGGGAATGGTATCTATGACGCATATCGTACATCTATCGTCTCACCGACCGGCTTAGCTCTTGGTATGGACTTTCCCCTGTCAAAGCTCATCATGTCTAGTCTTTGCACTCTCGCGCATCGACAGCAGATTCTCCCTCCGCGTCCACGCCAATCTCGCCGCACCCTCCGCCACCATAGTGATATCCTTCAACGACCCAACAATAGGGACGTCATTCCCGATAGCCTCCTGCACAGCACGGTGCACAAGCTCTCCATCGAAGTAATCGGTCAAGATGATTGCGTAGTCCACTCTCTCTTGTTTCGTTGCTTTTCCCGTTTTGTGTGGCTCTGTAGAAAGTCAGTCTTGATACTGAAACAGGGTTATGTGGTCCATGAGACATACCTGCCATAGCTTGCAAATAAACTTGAATATTATTTGCCAATGTTTCCATGTAGTTATTCTCGACTGCCGTGATCTGGCTACGCGTGAGAACCAAGTCGGGGATGTTCCCATGCGTCCACCAGGAATCTAGATTTAGCGGAAGTTCGTTGAGCTTCTCCCCGTCTTCATGATCTCTGTTACCACCGAGCTGATCCTCCAGCAATGGCTCGAGTCCCAGCAACAGCTCCACTGCCGGATCATATCCCTTTAACGTCAACCTTGTCCTCAGCACCGCCTGTATCAAGAATCCGTTATCACGACCCTGAACAACCAGAGTTTTCAACTGAGCATCACCGTCAACAAGTTCCTTCACAAGGCGGTACTGAATCCTATCCCCACTCCACGGATCTAAAGGAAGATACGGATACACTGACTGGCCCTTGCGGCGGCGCTGTGGCGACCCGTCGTACAACTGAACACCACAATGGGTTTCTCCCTGGTGAACAACCAAGACACGATCATACTGGTCAATCGCCGGACTGAGGTAGTGCGTGCAAAAGGAGCGCGGGGGAACGGCACCctcgaggatggtgatgcctGCCTGCTGCCCGGCTCGAATCACTGTTTCTCTCAGCGTGtcgttgaagaagtcggGCACGCCGACCACGGCCCAGGTCACGTTGACGCCGTGAGCTGCAAGGGAAGTAGCCTTGAGCTCGGCGAAGACTACTGTGAATGTTTCCGTGACGTCGGATGgagacagcttcttcttgatcagGCCGCGCGAGATGAGGAAGGACTTGACCTTTCGTTGGACAGAGACGGGGATGATCCCGTAGACAGTGTCAGATATCGAGCGGATCGAGTCTTGAGTCCAGACGACGTATgcgttgctgctgatggagACTCTAGCATCGATCATTTCGAACAAGCTCCACATGACACTGGTCAGGAGCGCCAGTGGTGTCGACCTAGATCCGCTTCTCGGCTTCCCAAGCCCGGATCGCTGAAAATGGTCCATGGACAGTTCTTCGATCTGCCGCTGGTACTCCTTGTGATTGACTACCCCCAATAGGGTGAAATTGTTTATAGAATTTGCGTAGGAGGCAAAGACAAAACGATGGCCGAGGTCGATGCCAATGGGATCGTTGGGAGGAGCATTGTCGCAGGTCTCTTCTGCCACAGCCGCCGTGGAAACGCACCACCACAACAGGGCCAGAAGGATTTGCGAGAGGTTCATATTACGGATGAGAattttttagtttttttttttttttcccttcatGTTATTTTGGTCTTTGCGGGTGGCGGGTGGTTAGCCTCATTTATAGGGAACGGTGGCCAGGCAGAATCGGAGCTAAAGATCCTCGTGCCTGAACCAAGTGGATCAATCCCTCAGGGTTTGCACCCAAACAGGGACTAGCCCGTACTAGATGTCAGCAAAATCCATCCTCTACCCAAACAATACTCCTGCACATGCTGAATGTTCTCAAAGAACATCGATTTGGAAGGTCGCAATAAGCTCTGAGTTCTCTTGCTCTTTACGCAAAGTATTTTGACCGAGAATCTGAAAGCTGCCTATCGCAACTAAGATAATGCTGTCCGAAAAGAAATGAACGTGATACTCCCTAGTCACTACGAAAGATAGTAGCCGACCTAATGAAGCCTCAAATGTGCCTCTCATCTAGTGTACATGATTTGGAAATCTCCAAAGCAGGGCCGTGAAGATCTATATCCTGAGTCTTGCTCACATTCGCCTTTTTTTGGTTCGCAGCGGTGTCTTGCATGGAGAAATGAGCCTGTCCGTATTCAGGTTTCAAGAAATACATCCAAGCAGCACCGAGCGATGGGCCAATTGTGTCTGCCCAACATGTTGATCCCTCCCTCGCGCAAGCCGACCAGAGTCCTATGGACAGTGCTCCTCGCAATCGGACTCGCAATCAGTCTCACAATTCACCAGATGCCGGCGGAGACTGAGCACCCCGCGGGCATCCAAGCTGTCCGCCCAGCTCGCATACCAGTCCAGAAACTCGGGGATCGAGTCGAAGCGCGGTTTTCGTCCATAGAGCACATGCGGCTCGAAGACGCGGCACACCTCGGCCTCCATAAAGACGACGCGCCACCCCCACTCCCGGATGTTGGGGGCGTCGGGGATACCTTCATCCCGGAAATCGATTCCTTCCATATCCTCGTCTGGATACTTCCGGCAGTAAAGGTACGCGCTGTACCAGTTCGGGTACTCCCCCCGGTAGCCGGTGCCCATAATCACGCCCGCTCGGACCTCCAGATCCTCATCCGGGTCGGCCAGGAACATGGCCTTGTTGACCAAGTCCGTGTACTTCCCCTCCAATCTCGCCCGCAGCCACGCACATTCCTGGCGTACACATGCATGGTACTGGTCCCGCTCCTCCTGTGTGTCCAGACAGGGAAGGGATCCATACCGGCCGTGCAGCACCAAAAGTCCCGCCTCGAAGGGGGCGACGCCCGAGTGGCGAAAGTCCGGGTCTTCCACCTCATGGGCATACGTTAACAGCCGGCCCAGCTCCTCACAGCGCGGGATCGGCTCCGAGGCTacatcctcgccctcggcGGCCGCCCACTCGTCCGCCTGCCTTTGGAACACTTCCTGCAGGGTGTCGAGAAAGATGTCGCGGGCTTCCGGCGTGCGGAGCTGCGGCGGGTGGACCCCGTCCATGGCGAACAGAGGGCGTGtgtcctcctccagcagcgcgGGAACTGCTGCCAACTCCCGCGTCTGCCGGAACCGGTCGCTTATGTGGCGTGCGTCGGGGTTGCTGTTACTGGCTGGTTCGTCTTGGTCTAAGTCTCCGAAACGGCGCCACCTCTGAAGCATACgaattctttctttctcggtTGCGAGTCCGCGGGCGTCGATCTCATCGATGCGGTCCTGGACGAATTGTCGGTTGGCTGCTGCCATGCGTGTGCGGAACCGATCAACGGCCTGCCGC includes the following:
- a CDS encoding NmrA-like family protein (COG:S;~EggNog:ENOG410PP0M;~InterPro:IPR036291,IPR016040;~PFAM:PF05368); translation: MKVGIAGITGKFARRLLTHLLDVGDGSLTIKGYCRNPSKLPESVKSSPKLEIIEGTAFDQDAIATFVQGCDVVKLLIDACESANVPRYVASDWALDYTKLKVGELFPKDPMIHVKNYLDTKKVAGVHILIGGFMEPIFSPFFNIMDVQTNTFRYWGDGNEIMEGTTYDDAAKYTAKVVLDSEAKGVLKFVGGRATIQEIAKSYEKVYGTPVTLENRGSLEDLYKTMHDKRTKSPQDIYSYMSLFFYYYWVNGQTFVGPELDNARYPDVKAVDWEGCMRSWSQEQIGASHFALNM
- a CDS encoding uncharacterized protein (COG:G,M;~EggNog:ENOG410PNHV;~InterPro:IPR036291,IPR008030;~PFAM:PF08659,PF13460,PF05368), which codes for MTAVLITGATGKQGGALIRNLLLRKAPLEILAVTRNTSSASAQKLASLSSNIKLVEGDLDNPGAIFRNAQRLTTSPIWGVYSVQAVIGNKAEETQGKALIDESIRQKVKFFVYSSVDRGGEEHSKDGNMDWVILRPAAFFENLTPDFFGKVSTTCFKMALAGKPLQLVATSDIGYFAAEAFLNPEKYKGRAISLAGD
- a CDS encoding uncharacterized protein (COG:S;~EggNog:ENOG410Q1RX;~InterPro:IPR013126,IPR043129;~SECRETED:SignalP(1-21)), which gives rise to MNLSQILLALLWWCVSTAAVAEETCDNAPPNDPIGIDLGHRFVFASYANSINNFTLLGVVNHKEYQRQIEELSMDHFQRSGLGKPRSGSRSTPLALLTSVMWSLFEMIDARVSISSNAYVVWTQDSIRSISDTVYGIIPVSVQRKVKSFLISRGLIKKKLSPSDVTETFTVVFAELKATSLAAHGVNVTWAVVGVPDFFNDTLRETVIRAGQQAGITILEGAVPPRSFCTHYLSPAIDQYDRVLVVHQGETHCGVQLYDGSPQRRRKGQSVYPYLPLDPWSGDRIQYRLVKELVDGDAQLKTLVVQGRDNGFLIQAVLRTRLTLKGYDPAVELLLGLEPLLEDQLGGNRDHEDGEKLNELPLNLDSWWTHGNIPDLVLTRSQITAVENNYMETLANNIQVYLQAMAEPHKTGKATKQERVDYAIILTDYFDGELVHRAVQEAIGNDVPIVGSLKDITMVAEGAARLAWTRRENLLSMRESAKTRHDEL
- a CDS encoding uncharacterized protein (COG:S;~EggNog:ENOG410Q2YA) — encoded protein: MPTNAPTSTNPPSHDADETMRQAVDRFRTRMAAANRQFVQDRIDEIDARGLATEKERIRMLQRWRRFGDLDQDEPASNSNPDARHISDRFRQTRELAAVPALLEEDTRPLFAMDGVHPPQLRTPEARDIFLDTLQEVFQRQADEWAAAEGEDVASEPIPRCEELGRLLTYAHEVEDPDFRHSGVAPFEAGLLVLHGRYGSLPCLDTQEERDQYHACVRQECAWLRARLEGKYTDLVNKAMFLADPDEDLEVRAGVIMGTGYRGEYPNWYSAYLYCRKYPDEDMEGIDFRDEGIPDAPNIREWGWRVVFMEAEVCRVFEPHVLYGRKPRFDSIPEFLDWYASWADSLDARGVLSLRRHLVNCETDCESDCEEHCP